The sequence ttTTTCTTAATGCAACTGTCAGCAGAAgttattgataaaaataaacttaGTCGTTTATTTTTCCCTTTTTCGTAGACTAAAAGGTCCAACAAGTGTTAGAAAAATATTCCGTAAACAAGAAGATGCTATTAACTTTGCCAAACAGTTCGGTCAGGTACAGTTATTCATATAATAGTCATTTTTAAATACCTGTGAATTCGTTTGGTTGTTCTAAATAATAAATCGCATTCCAAAATAAATTTTAGTGATACTATCTTTTAAAAGTACTCGGCAGTTGTAATTTGCGACAAAGATTTGTTTTACTATTTACTTGTTATATGATACTTccaatttttcaaaatataacCTGTACTCTCActtatctttttttattttcccATCATCTCAAAGATTATGTTCCTTTGGCAGGGCAAATCAATCAGTAACCATTCTGTTAGATTAGTTCATTTTTGTGTTATCCTGAAATGGTTGTAAAATGAATCTAAACTGTTCGTAGTAACTTGCTTGACGCATTATCTTTGAATGATGATGAGAAGTTTACGCATTCAATTTTAGAATCGAAGCTGAGCTTAGTATCATAAATTTTAGTACATATAGGTATAATAGTTTGTGACTTAGCGTACAGAGTATATCCTTTATTACTAAGTTTTAAAGGTGAAGGAAATAACTGAGATTTTTTGAGAATATGATAATACCCTGATATATTATCTGCCAATGAAAAGCTCTATAAGTCAGTGTTTGAATAATTCAACTGAACAAAAATTGTTCTGCATTGcgtttattattaattgataGAAAAacttttcattgatttatttataattttctgTTCAATTAAATTGTGTTTCATTAACTAAAGTTCGATCAGTATGCAATActaattttatgaatatttaacAATCAGTTGTTTTTAAAGAAAGCACAAACTTATcaattttttaatgttttgtaaGTTTTCACATGAACAGACTTTGGTAAAAGGAGGATTTGGTACACTAAATTACCGGTGTGGACATTTGTTTGTTGCTGTAATCTAATCAGTCGTTAAGAAAATACGTATTTCTTATATTTTGAACGTAAGACTTTCTCTTTTTTAAAATGTAGTAATGCCTTAGCAGTCAAAGCACTCAACTTCCAACCGGTTGTCGGGGCTTCAAACCCTTCTTGAATTCTTCGGTTTCGGCAGCTAGGTAGTATTACTAGCCCTTACATCTAAAGGCTCTCATGACTGAGTAAACCAATCTGAACTTGACGAAAGATTCATATTACTATTGTGTTTTTAAAGTTATAAATTACCTCATAAGTGTATTGTAAAACAAAAATCAGATTCACAAGAATGAATAGTGTTATCAATTTTGAAATGACTGGAAACATATAATCCCAATCACTGGAGCCTGTCGTGGTAACTTTATTCATCTGTCCTGTATTCTACTCATATCATAAACACTAATAGTGTGACTTCATAAATTGATAAAATAACCTAGGAAGACATACATAAAATTAGAAATTTCAtcagtttgtttttattatttcagaCTTAGTTTGAATTTCGAGATTGTTCATTCATTGATCGCAAAACCGCCAAAGGATGGTTCAGCTGACATTATTTTTGTAGTACGTACACTGTTGTTGTATGGTGTACCTTCAACAGATTTTCGTATACATTTAGTTCACTTTTTGACTGagtatttattatatatatatatatatatatatatatatatatatatatatatatattgccgTCTGTTCGAAAAGTCTGTTATGTATTAGTTGTGTGTAGTTATGGATATTTCTTGAAATTGTAATTTGACTTTTTAATTAACGAGACTAACTCAGTATTCTCATCGCGCCTTTAATACCAACCTAGTAACCATTAATTTTCGTAATGAATTCCAAATTCGTGTGCGTTGTACTTTGAAGTAATCAATATAAATccaattttgtattttattcttttttagtTGTTAAGCTATTTGGATATATTGCTGTTTAATAATAGCATTACTAAAAACTAATGCTATGCGTGTACAGTCATTTAAATAAGTTGTATTTATTTTAACTCATGCTATAAATCACCATTTATAAAGCTGTTTCATTAGCATACGTGAAATGATACACCTCAAATGGGCGTTGTATGCAGGCTCTCACAAATAATCACTTTACTagaccgatatatatatatatatatatatatatatatatatatatataacggcTTATTTTTTAACGAAAGTTTTCTTTTTATGCTGTTAGGAAATGATGGTCTTCAGTTATGAAAGCTTATCCCTTGGGAATGAAGGTCAACGTTCATTTTTAGCATGTGGAATCCAGTCGTTCTTTTACACGTACAAGTATGTTTTATTTATGTAGTTTGGATGCATGTACCTGTTTATCTTCATGTATTCTGCTACCTAAGCTTGACCGCCCAGGCAGTATaccagccttcacacaaatcgaataacAAAGTGTGGgcatacatatttggtgcctttttgtaccaatgtttgtgtgtttaaataaataaaaggaatGGGATGTGTCGATCAAATATATTCCACATCTTATAAAATACTAATACAATTGGTTATCAAAAGAAATCACTAATATCTTCATTTGTTTATAGCTTGCTTCTCGAAAGGATCATAGAGTTTACCTTATTTTAAATGGCATTTTTTATCTCATTAAATGATTTCCATTCATTCctttaaaactatttttaaaaaaaaattagttcTGCACTACATTTGATGTGCTTATTCTCGGTTCGTCAAGGTCCCTTTTTCCTGTACTAATGTAGCTTGGGGCAGTTTTAGTGGATAAGCATTCATGATAAATCCGTTTAAATAGAATACAGGGCTAACTTTGGGGGATGCTAAAAATAATCTTGTGATTATGAAGTCACATTTCCGCCAAGTACTAGAAAGGTTGTACATTTTAGGAGTATCTGATTAAAGAAATATTGAAACCCGTAAAATTGTATGGCCTTTAATGTAAGTTATCCAACCTTTACATAATGGAAGTATCGGTACAAAATCTCATTTGTATTAATGCCGATATCGTTTCTGCTATCTTGGGGTAGTGGTCAGGCCTACCTATTGTGATGACTCAGTCGAGCTTTACTGGCTAGAACACTTGTTGCTTTAGGTCCTACCGTGCTAGACAGGTTGGTCGGACAGTGGTAAAACGCAAAGTGAAGTTAAGCTTCTGACTGTACTAAGGTGTGACAACATTAATGTATTTCCATCAGACCCCCAGAATCTGTATTGATTATGTACTCTCGCAGGGTTAGAAAACATGAATTCTAGAAATGACACACTTCATCTTCCTGGATGGATTTCCGTTTCCGGGGTAAAGTCTGAAAAGTACTGAGTTGATATATATCAGGACCTACTGACAAGAAAGCAATGTGTTACCAGTCTTAAGCGGTGGTTTCCTGGACTCTATGGTCACTCTCTCAAGTTACTAAAATCATTACTTATCTAGCTCGCTTTCCATGTACCTCAAGAAGATGAATCTTTCCATCGTTTAGAAAACTGGGAATTAGCAATCGCCCACATACCTCTAACAGAGTCACTTTGTTAACTTTCAAATCCCTTCGTCATTTCATAGTATTTCTTTTATCTTTACTACCAACCTTTCTCCTATAACTTCATCTGTATTAAAGCATTGCATTCACGATAATATTCCAAAGCAATggggttatttatttatttaacacacCTAAACACTGGTACAACTGGGCACTGGAATAAATATGCACAACACAAATACAAGAATTAGATCATGAATAGGTAGGAAGAAGTTGGACaaacaagtaaataaacaaaatatgtgAACGAGCATGGTGTATCACAAGACCGACAATTCAGAAAGTGTTTTCGATTTAAGGATTATCCctcatttttataaaaaaaaacgtTAGGAAAATACAGTAATGCCAGTAGTAGATTCTATTTTGAAacatgtctgataacgtcttaATCCGTGGAGCCACACCATCTCTAGGGACTCCAACCAGAGAGTAATATATAGAAAGTACACTTATGAGACGTCAGCACTATTTTTTCCTTATGAGATATTGAATGTAGGATAATTTATCTGTTTAGTGTTAAGTTACATAGTATTCAAACTGAACAATAAATAACATGGATCCAGTGTAATTATTGAAGCGGAAGTAGTTTCTATCTCCATATAGCTTTAAGGCACATGTTGAACTTTTGATGAATCATCATCGCGTAAGATCATTTCAGTGTACCACTTTCATGTTGTCTTCTACTTGTAAACAAAAATTTCACATTTGGATTTTCATATTCCTTGCCTCCCATTTAGAATTCTTGGAAAATGAAACTCAGCTCGAATCATGTAGTTAGTTAAATGTTACCACTAGGTTACATTGTTATTAAGTATTGATGAATTTATTGTAAAATActcttgttttatatttttcGTTTAATTAGGCAAACGGCGCCTTCTTCTCGTTGTCATTATGAGGTAATTATGGTAGGTAGGTCTTACCAGTATCAGGTTGTACATTAATGTGTCGTACTCCCTGTGAGTCCCTGTTAACTACATCCTCCATAAGAAATAACTGTTTACACAGCTTACGATTAAACACTTGATTTGATGAATCCGGATCGAGATTGAATTCTATCGGATTTAGCAAGCTGATGTCACATCGTTATCACTTTATTTTACATCATACCATTTATGTATATCCTCCATAAGAAATAACTGTTTACACAGCTTACGATTAAACAGTTGATTTGATGAATCCGGACCGAGATTGAATTCTATCTACCATCAATTTGTCTCGACACGAATCTTGCTTGGTTACAATCTTACGTTTCCTAGaagttaaattaaataatataatttaggTTGACTGTCCAGACTATTTAAATAGAAGGAACTCCAGGCTACAAACGTTGAATAACTGTGTCTGGCAGACGACTGCAGTAATACAGTTACATTCTTAGAATTTCAGCACACTGTTGATCTGCATACGTTCAACTTTTCTATAACTATTACAGTCAATGATGCACTAAATTTCTCTTTCCATTTTTACTTTATTGTGTtatcatattcattattgaCGGCTCAAAGGGGCTCATTATTCTGTATGACCCACatttaattaactaatttagcttatttttgtgtaaatTATTGATCGTGTAGTTTTTTCGTTTACCAGGTTTATGGTTTATATCGGATTTAGCAAGCTGATGTCACATCGTTATCACTTTATTTTACATCATaccatttatatatatttatgaatatatccttttattttattttatttttagacAGACCAGCTAAATTATATTTGGATATAGAATTTTGTAGGTTatctaatcaaaataaagatggAGAAGTAGCTGTTAATACATTTCTAAAGGTAAATAATTCtagtaaatgttttattatatgTAGTACTTTGCTTAATATTACACCAATTTTTACTATATTCTCTTAAGATTATGGAGAATATTTGTAACTCAGAATAAGGATGTCGGAGTTTTTGTGATATTTTAGCTGGACGAATTAGTTATGAAGCTTTCGTTGTTCTTCTGAAGTCTTCTCTTTAAAGTACATGTTCATGATGTTATGAAGAACAATAGAAGCATCACAACCATTCCATTTACATCAGATATCACAAAAACTTCAACTTCATTTACATCTCATAGTCTGTAATGTAATTGTGTCAGCTGTAGCCTTTGATCCAATTCACCCATATCACACGTTTTCAAGCAGATATGTAAAGCAgactagaagtggataggaagtTGATATATACGTAATTCGTGTGACGGCTTGGTTGTTAAGACGATCGACTTCTACCCACTGAGCCCCATATTAGAACCGTACTGTACCTAAATTTGTTCGAGAAACCGAGTGCTTTATTTAGCCCTATTAATTAAAGTGTCGCTCACACTCAGCTATTGTTACTATTTGTTTTTATAAGTCgcgtatatgtatataatactgGACAggtacaaacaaaatatttaggCATTAACATCAAGTAGATGAGTTATTCATTCACTCACAATAACCCCACCTATACTTACGTTTCTCATTTACCATGCTTTTTTACGAAAGCTTTTGATGTGCTTGAATTCACTCGGCCAATGTTAAATAAACTTTGATTGTTTACACATTTTGATTTTAGCTACTTTAATCCGTCAAATATAGTTTATGGTCACTTAGGTAGGATTGTAGTTGTTGCGTTATAACTTCTGTCTTCTTCAAGTCCAAAAACTATTAGCTTACTTCGCAAATTTTTCGtcgttgtttttattttagGCTTTGTGTGCCTGTATTCGATTCTTCTATGATGTAACTATTGAACCCAGTGAAATATTTATATTGGATGCAAGGTAAGTTAAACATTTTGCAAACAAATTGCATGCAAatgttattacttttattagtatatatgtatattacatTTTCTTGCAACTTCTTTGTGTACAATATCAAAAAAtatctgattatttatttaaacattaacagCACTTCCAAGAAATTTAGTCAACATGTCATAATCAACAGTAAAAATCTTGTATTTCGAAGCAATTTAGAACAAGGTAAGTCATATGTGACATTTAAATAGATATTTGTCGGGTTGTCCTTGTTGTTGCAACTCATTTAACAAAGCATAAGCTTGTTTACTCGGCTTTGAATTATACTGTTTGTGTATTGGGGGTGGGGGCAGACTTACTAAATGTCAGTAGGATTGAATCCTAACAATTGCATACTCAGTCCAAGTTCAAAATTAGATACGATGATTAGTGCATTTCTAACCAGTCAGCCCTAGTGAACGGATGAAAAAGATACCAAATGTTCCTCCTAAATTTTGTATAAACTGTCGTGCTTTTAATACTATGCATTGTTTTGGTTCTTTGAAACGTTCTTTGTTTCCTGGTCATTCTCGCTGTGATATGTTTTAATCTGAGCGTAGTGCAGCAGATAAAAGTATTTATCATGGAAGAATAAAACACCAATCGGCTGCTCAAACCGAATTTAGTCGAGCAGGTTTCGACTTATTGTTTGAAGCTAATCGTTTTCACCACTAAACCACCACTTATCtactaattattgatttataaatgCCTCAGAGTTTTTGGACTGTTTTTGCAGTTTAGGACTACATAAACGGGGTTTGCGTTGTGTTTCGATGgggttaaattcacttgatgggtcccaaataaaatgaaatgcttgttctgaattccactgctaaacCTGCATAAAATATACGAAAATAAGGTTTTTTTTAGGGAACTTTCTTTTTGATATCTTCAGTCAATTCTTCATTTAAGATTGAATATACATTTAGTTAATGAATCTTGGTGGTAGCTGAGAGGATTTgttaggaaaccctgaaccGGGTTTTATAGTAGTTGGTACTTGTCAACAAAGCATATGTTCGGATTCAAACCCATATTTCACAGCTTCACAGTCTACGACTTTCGCACCAAGATATTTGAATTgcatataattgttattttgttttcaacTAAATTATATTCAACTAATCAATGTTTTGTTTTCCTTTCATTTAATGgaatcaaataaattattagGTCAGCTGATTCGTATACTTTGTAAAAGTTTGTCACAATATAGTTTATTAAATACTGATTTCCTATACACAAATGAATGTTCACATTGTTCAAATCAAATTAATCGTCTTATACGAGGTATATTTCCCGAGGTTCAATTAACTAGTAACGATGCCAAAAATTGTTTTGCTTTACctaaattaaaacaatctacTTCATCATCAAGTGAATTATGGACAAGCGTGTGTGATTTAGGCGTCTATACACGTAATCGTAATTTCCGTCTGGCTGGGTCATGTAAATTATCCGGTAgtggattattattaccaaATTATGTAGTCAATaagaatgaaatattttcatgtaTATGGTCAAATTGGCAATCTTGGGCACGGACTCTTGTTACCTATATTGATGAACAATGGTTAgtattttttcaaaataatggCCGTTTTGACTAGTTGTTATAATGATCTGCTCACTCAGGGTAATTTTTGGATTGGTCAGTGATTAAAGACCAGTATATTCAGAttaagtatatatttgaggcTATCCTATATTTCTAAGATTCATCCCACTTACTAATTGCATAGTAGTTGTGTTAATAAACTCTCTTGCTGTTGTAGATCTGGTTGTCAAGTTCGCTAAAATAGCGGCTAAATTCACGTGAATAACATGAACGACACATGTTCGACATATATTATACTATAAAGTGCGTTAATGAACAaactaaatcaatatttttcggTGGTAGGTAGTAAACTGTCGACAAGTATCAGTCACAATAGTGTGAAGATTATAATGGCCATATAAAAAAACGTAGCAACAAGTTATAAATAAGCTCTCTCAAATTCAGGTCTTAACTGTTACAACAGAATACTTATTAGATGATCAAGTTTGTTAAATGAACCAAACTTATTGATATAATCGCTTTCAGTGTATAAGCTAAGTGTTACGGAAGTCTTATTATATGTACTACATATTTCTAATTTCCATCATGGAACAAATTATATCCCAATAAATACTTTCCTTAACATAAGACTGTATCTAGGACGTTTTGTTCCCCAGTATTTTTGGACTTTACATAATAAAACTTCttctttttataaatttcaatatacagttcaaattttatttatcGACCGGTGGAAAATTGTTGCTGTAGTAAAACTGATAACACTTTACCCACTTATTTACCCACTAATAATGACATCACTAATTCTGATAATGTACATAAAGTTCTTAACGAAAATGACGCCAATATTTGTCTTCAGTCATTACCATTaaaattaattgttttcatAAGGAAAATTATCCGAGAATGGTTTAATCGTGGATTATCTGATGAAAAAACCAGTAATGTGTTGTACAATTTTGAGaatcaaatcaaaattatttcttTCAATAAAGGCAAGTTAGCTATGAAAGTGGAGAAACTGCGTTTCTGTGAAAGAGTCAATCGTTCCCATAAAAGTAATCATATTATGTAAGtgcgtttgtttattttattttgttttaaacattttatatgatttatagGTTCATGTAagaaataattttcatatatataatgaaCTAAGTTTTATACATCCTGATCTCTCGATAAATTTAAATTAAGCGAATAGAAGATGATttacagaataacatgaattcattgtattccaAGGTTATTCATCAGCTACCAGCGACCTAAGTCTACAATTAGTAATATTATCaccaaaaattatttttacataCAATAATTAATGAAGTTTGGTTCGAAACGACATAAGAAACACAAAGCAATAACATTTAACATGAGACTGGTTAGTATTTATATGTTGAAGATAAAACTGTTAAAAGAAGAGAGTGAAATTGTAAGTAATGACAGAGAcaagaaataaaaagaaattactAGCAAATGATTGATAATCATAATTTCGATTGAATTTTTCTATCTTTCCAATCGTAAAGtacaacaaacaaataatgtgATTGACAAAcgttaaattaatataattgtcTTGACCTGcgctccatgaggagtaacaggtgcaAGTAAGTAACCATGGTAACAAGACCTTTCTTACACTTTCTTTCTACACACTAACGTCAGATCAAAAGAGCCTAATGGCAATAGCCTCTACAAAACGGAGTAAAGGTGATATTTGCTGCttgtagattattttaaatgattttgtgACATCCACATCGTGTTCATCATCCATTAAATGTCTGATCACACTTGCGAATACTTTACTTCCTGTCAGATAAAACGTATGCGGAATATGTTAGTAGAACCTTGTACTTCCTTCCACATGTACGTGTGAAATCATAAGTACATTCGACAGTAACGTCAAAAGAGTGttactaatataaataaatttattccgTTTATCGCTGACGAGAAGCCTTGAAGTATACCGTATTTGTTGACTGATTACACGCACTCAACTTATTTTGATGTGTACACATCACTCTTAATCTCCGTATACTAGAGTACACaatattttctaaatttatttcaatgaactTCATACTATATGCCTCTATTTAAACCATGTAAATTCGTTAAAGAATAATGAGTCGTACTTCTGACATCTCACTAAGCTAATGCGGTGTTGATTTGAACCGATTCGTTTATGTACCAGATTCTTTGTTGCTTATGACCAGTTGATTGGTGTTATCTCATATAGACATCACCGAAGACCCATTAAGCCGCTTTTAAAGAGAAAACTATATGGATCAAGCAATATAAACGAGGAATTTTACCTCTTTGAATATGTTTCGTATGGTAAATTCGTAATTACGTCATAGTATTGACAGTTACTTCGATTCTAAATGTAAGTTTAGCTTGGAGTATTGAACAATAGAATAAAAATGTTAATTCAGTGTGCAAGTTCCCAACTATCTATATTCGAACTAGTTGAGCTGCTTTTTCTAACTACTGATTAATTTGTATGAAGCCAGTAGCAACTGTAAACCTATATAAATAAGATTTTCtctttttgtgtttaaataacatTATTCAGTGTTTTGTGTTgattcatgttttttttcagtCTAGTCTTTGATCTTATCAATGgttgttattatcagaaatgCTTAGATCCTGACTGTCGACTGGTGGATTTTCGTTCATCTAGTAAGTcgtttttttattacttttatttaatgtttaaataagaataaaaacatAATTCTCGCATAATGTGTACTAATCTAGGTGGATTGCatatatattttatcaataatagtTGCGTAAGAAAATCTCATTCAAACAAATAGGATAATACTTTCAAAATGAATagcatttattttataaagCTAAGGTATCATTTTACCAATTCAACAAccatataaaatatttaatctGTAATGGTTTTTGAATTCGGTTGTTGATATTGTTGACTAAATTTTTTCAGTTCACTGCTAGCCAAAATCGATCTCTTCCACAAAACTTGTGATATAATatgtttatcaaaataatgcgcacaggatgcacgtatACCAACAAAGGCTTCAAAACTCAGTCAACATTATCAACAGTGAGATAACTCAAAACCcttaaaaatgaaatcaaattcGTACCTGTTGCGTAAGTCGGTAGCCGAGTAAGTAACCCGTTGGTATTTGAAACAAGCAGTACTGGCTTCGAATCTGGGAGTGAATACCAACTATGTGATGCAggcacattcagctgacgagtcacaaatgaTAGAGTGAAACGCTCATCGTAAATTCTACTGCTagtcattattcatttattctaaaACACATGATATATTGATTCTTACaaaagtttaaaattatttaaccaGTGAACACAGATTTTTTAAAGCCTTCTTACTTAGAGGATGTTAGTTTTTGATGATATTTAGACTCAAATACTTCCAAAGATGGTGGGCTACTCAATGACTTTCACATAGATAAAATTAATAGTCTTTCAAACCAATTCTTCTGAATGTATGGATGATTTGTGAGGATTCTTAAGAAGCAGAGTTACTAAAAGTAACTAAAAGTCATAGtacttgtcagtcagtcagtaacaacgtagaacttcgtacgtacgtacatcagttccagttgccacaccacattagcacagagatgcagtggtcgattcaaatcccgtagtggttaaggtaataagagtataagcagtaatcgggaaaattagtgtttggagatgttatttaaagagtataatccagtgaaataaatttgggaagagaaaaaaagagacaaagaCAATTCAgaggattagaatttgggagaacacaaagagtggatgcacctgcgccatcgcaaacgattttgagtcatgtcattcagggtctctaaccatcggttgctatcgtctcgcggatcccaaccaggtagtctacacctaccaacatgactcagtccacttgtcagtgacttcatggacttgtgccatgttttagtctggccgcccctagctttcttccaacctactcctatactactgaacatcgcacgtcgaggcagtcggtcgttgggcatacgtaacacgtgtcccagccatctcaactgatgaagtttcactccgtcatcaattgatttgccatccttacttaGTACCCGTTTCGTAACAAATacgttacttactcggtggtcccaggatatacgagcaatgttttgaagacacctatgatcgaatacctagtaacctacgaatatcctctactcttaccggccatgtttcactgccataaagtaggacggaacgaactgctgcgcagtaaacccgtcctttggttgatagacggatatcttgcctacgccataaatgacgcaagttggcaaaagctagtcgagccttctgtatgggtgctgagatttcgtcacacaccagaccacaa comes from Schistosoma haematobium chromosome 3, whole genome shotgun sequence and encodes:
- a CDS encoding hypothetical protein (EggNog:ENOG4113KPU~COG:S), producing MNMKRLKRWDLDAAAARVRQIPQPYQATLKGPTSVRKIFRKQEDAINFAKQFGQEMMVFSYESLSLGNEGQRSFLACGIQSFFYTYKQTAPSSRCHYEVIMVDRPAKLYLDIEFCRLSNQNKDGEVAVNTFLKALCACIRFFYDVTIEPSEIFILDASTSKKFSQHVIINSKNLVFRSNLEQGQLIRILCKSLSQYSLLNTDFLYTNECSHCSNQINRLIRGIFPEVQLTSNDAKNCFALPKLKQSTSSSSELWTSVCDLGVYTRNRNFRLAGSCKLSGSGLLLPNYVVNKNEIFSCIWSNWQSWARTLVTYIDEQCSNFIYRPVENCCCSKTDNTLPTYLPTNNDITNSDNVHKVLNENDANICLQSLPLKLIVFIRKIIREWFNRGLSDEKTSNVLYNFENQIKIISFNKGKLAMKVEKLRFCERVNRSHKSNHIILVFDLINGCYYQKCLDPDCRLVDFRSSSMPIPADCLNVPFVCNEDECVLSESNLTNKVEYFSAFVTPEDLMLASILDGFQN